In the genome of Desulfuromonas sp. DDH964, one region contains:
- the cysK gene encoding cysteine synthase A: MSQIYNDNSLAIGRTPLVRLQRLAPAGTTILAKIEGRNPAYSVKCRIGASMVWDAEKKGLLGPGKEMVEPTSGNTGIALAFVAAARGIPITLTMPETMSLERRKVLKAFGANLVLTPGAKGMAGAIAAAEELAASDPNRYVLLHQFKNPANPAIHEQTTGPEIWDDTDGKVDVVVSGVGTGGTITGISRYIKQTRGRQILSVAVEPSDSPVISQKLAGAELRPGPHKIQGIGAGFIPDTLDLSIVDRVEQVSNDEAIETARDLALQEGILSGISCGAATAVAIRLAKLPEFKGKTIVVILPDSGERYLSSVLFEGIA, from the coding sequence ATGAGCCAGATTTACAATGACAACTCCCTCGCCATCGGCCGCACCCCGCTGGTGCGCCTGCAACGCCTGGCGCCGGCCGGTACCACCATCCTCGCCAAGATCGAGGGGCGCAACCCCGCCTACTCGGTCAAGTGCCGCATCGGCGCCTCCATGGTCTGGGACGCCGAGAAGAAGGGGCTGCTCGGTCCCGGCAAGGAGATGGTCGAGCCGACCAGCGGCAACACCGGCATTGCGCTCGCTTTCGTCGCTGCCGCCCGCGGCATCCCGATCACCCTGACCATGCCCGAGACGATGAGCCTGGAACGCCGCAAGGTCCTCAAGGCCTTCGGCGCCAACCTCGTCCTCACCCCCGGGGCCAAGGGGATGGCCGGGGCGATCGCCGCCGCCGAAGAACTGGCGGCGAGTGATCCGAACCGCTATGTTCTTCTCCACCAGTTCAAGAACCCGGCGAATCCCGCCATCCACGAACAGACCACCGGCCCCGAGATCTGGGACGATACCGATGGCAAGGTCGACGTGGTGGTCTCCGGGGTCGGCACCGGCGGTACCATCACCGGCATCTCACGCTACATCAAGCAGACCCGCGGCAGGCAGATCCTCTCGGTGGCGGTCGAGCCAAGCGACAGCCCGGTGATCAGCCAGAAGCTTGCCGGCGCCGAATTGCGCCCCGGCCCGCACAAGATCCAGGGAATCGGCGCCGGCTTCATCCCCGACACCCTTGACCTGTCCATCGTCGACCGGGTCGAGCAGGTCAGCAACGACGAAGCGATCGAAACCGCCCGCGACCTCGCCCTGCAGGAAGGAATTCTCTCCGGCATTTCCTGCGGCGCGGCAACAGCGGTGGCGATCCGCCTGGCGAAACTGCCGGAATTCAAGGGGAAGACGATCGTGGTCATTCTCCCCGACTCGGGCGAGCGCTACCTTTCCAGCGTGCTTTTCGAGGGAATTGCCTGA
- a CDS encoding trans-sulfuration enzyme family protein, with product MTTTTKQLTLESRLVQTGVGRDERTGGISFPIYPSATYRHPAVGASTGYDYTRSGNPTRQLLEETLADLEGGARGLAFASGMAALTTLFLHFSAGDHLLVSQDLYGGTYRVLDQVFGKFGLAASYVDTTDPAAVAAAIRPESKALLVETPGNPLLGVADLAALGALCRRHDLLFIVDNTFLTPVLQRPFDFGADVTVYSATKYLGGHSDLLAGALVARTPELGERLYFLQNSTGGTLPPQDCWLLLRSLKTLPLRLERHCASALEIAHWLQEHPRVRTVYYPGLANHPGHQLSRRQASGFGGMLSFRVDTAATARQVLERIRVISFAESLGGVESLLTLPAVQTHGDIPEGERQRLGICDSLLRLSVGIESACDIIGDLEQALA from the coding sequence ATGACGACGACAACCAAACAACTCACCCTGGAGAGCCGGCTGGTCCAGACCGGCGTCGGCCGCGACGAGCGCACCGGCGGCATCAGCTTCCCGATCTACCCGAGTGCCACCTACCGCCATCCCGCCGTCGGTGCGAGCACCGGCTACGACTACACCCGCTCCGGCAACCCGACCCGGCAGCTGCTCGAGGAAACCCTGGCCGACCTCGAGGGGGGCGCTCGCGGACTTGCCTTCGCCTCGGGAATGGCGGCGCTGACCACCCTCTTCCTGCACTTCTCTGCCGGCGACCACCTGCTCGTCTCCCAGGACCTCTACGGCGGCACCTACCGGGTCCTCGACCAGGTCTTTGGCAAGTTCGGCCTTGCGGCGAGCTACGTCGATACCACCGATCCTGCAGCCGTTGCCGCCGCCATCCGCCCCGAATCAAAAGCACTGCTGGTCGAAACCCCCGGCAATCCGCTCCTCGGCGTGGCCGACCTGGCGGCGCTCGGCGCCCTCTGCCGGCGCCACGACCTCCTCTTCATCGTCGACAACACCTTCCTGACCCCGGTGCTGCAGCGCCCCTTCGACTTCGGCGCCGACGTCACCGTCTACTCGGCGACCAAGTACCTCGGCGGCCACAGCGACCTGCTCGCCGGCGCCCTGGTCGCCCGCACCCCGGAGCTGGGAGAGCGCCTCTACTTCCTGCAGAACTCCACCGGCGGCACCCTGCCGCCTCAGGACTGCTGGCTGCTGCTGCGCTCCCTCAAGACCCTCCCCCTGCGCCTCGAACGGCACTGTGCCAGCGCCCTGGAGATTGCCCATTGGCTGCAGGAGCATCCCAGGGTCCGAACGGTCTACTACCCGGGGCTGGCGAACCACCCCGGCCACCAGCTGTCACGCCGGCAGGCATCCGGTTTTGGCGGCATGCTCTCCTTCCGCGTCGACACGGCAGCGACCGCGCGGCAGGTCCTGGAGCGCATCCGGGTGATCTCCTTTGCCGAGAGCCTCGGCGGTGTCGAGTCGCTGCTGACCCTGCCGGCGGTGCAGACCCATGGCGACATCCCGGAAGGAGAGCGTCAGCGCCTCGGCATCTGCGATTCACTGCTGCGCCTTTCGGTGGGAATCGAGAGCGCCTGTGATATTATCGGGGATCTCGAACAGGCTCTGGCGTAG